One Pseudodesulfovibrio senegalensis DNA segment encodes these proteins:
- the metG gene encoding methionine--tRNA ligase translates to MDSFYITTPIYYVNAKPHLGHAYSTIVADSLNRFHKIRGEETFFLTGTDEHGDKIVKAAEANDQSPQEYVDTISQLFRDLWPDLMCENDDFIRTTQPRHVEVVQDILQKVYDKGDIYFGEYGGYYCFGCERFYTEKELVDGKCPDHLTVPEYISEKNYFFKMSKYQDWLRQHILDNPDFIRPERYRNEVLSLLDSGALEDLCISRPKSRLTWGIELPFDKDYVTYVWFDALINYLTALGYPDGEDFKRFWPSANHLVAKDILKPHAIFWPTMLRAADIDVYQHLNVHGYWLVKDTKMSKSLGNVIEPLAMKDTYGINAFRYFLLREMSFGQDSSFSEEALVNRLNADLANDLGNLFNRTLSMTHKYFGGEIPTPEDEEIEDLEIKRVGQQAMKTYQKEYADLRFSRALEGLWELVRGLNKYIDTTAPWTLFKNKEMSRLGTVIYVLLENMRKIAVHLWPVMPEASERMLEQLGIQFDPRKVALRKEPEVWGLLESGITVAKTSNLFPRVELAEPMPPKPGKAKKGKSAEKTTSEGFIEFEDFQKLDLRVGTVLNVEKHPDADRLLLVRVDVGEDDPRQVVAGLAEFFAPDDLVGRQVVLVANLKPRKLRKQLSQGMILAVKTDKGMELLHPSGEVLPGSKVS, encoded by the coding sequence TTGGATAGTTTTTATATTACCACGCCCATCTATTATGTGAATGCCAAGCCCCATCTGGGGCATGCCTATTCCACCATCGTGGCTGATTCCCTGAATCGTTTCCACAAGATCAGGGGCGAGGAGACGTTCTTTCTGACCGGCACGGATGAGCACGGCGACAAGATCGTCAAGGCAGCCGAGGCCAATGACCAGTCTCCGCAGGAATATGTGGACACAATCAGCCAGTTGTTCAGGGATCTCTGGCCCGACCTCATGTGTGAGAATGACGACTTCATCCGTACCACGCAGCCGCGTCATGTCGAGGTGGTGCAGGACATCCTGCAAAAGGTCTACGACAAGGGCGACATCTATTTCGGGGAATACGGCGGCTATTACTGTTTTGGCTGCGAGCGTTTCTACACGGAAAAGGAACTGGTGGACGGCAAATGTCCGGACCACCTCACGGTTCCCGAGTATATTTCCGAAAAGAATTATTTTTTCAAGATGTCCAAGTATCAGGACTGGTTGCGGCAGCACATCCTGGACAACCCCGACTTCATCCGTCCCGAGCGGTATCGCAACGAGGTTTTGAGCCTGCTTGATTCCGGTGCGCTTGAGGATTTGTGCATTTCGCGCCCCAAGTCCCGTCTGACCTGGGGGATCGAACTCCCGTTCGACAAGGACTATGTCACCTATGTGTGGTTTGATGCGCTCATCAATTACCTGACCGCATTGGGCTACCCCGACGGTGAGGATTTCAAGCGATTCTGGCCGTCTGCCAACCATCTTGTAGCCAAGGACATTCTCAAGCCCCATGCGATTTTCTGGCCCACCATGCTCAGGGCTGCGGACATCGACGTTTACCAGCATCTCAACGTGCATGGTTACTGGCTGGTCAAGGATACCAAGATGTCCAAGTCGCTGGGCAACGTCATTGAGCCGTTGGCCATGAAGGACACGTACGGCATCAACGCGTTCCGTTATTTCCTGCTGCGCGAGATGTCGTTCGGGCAGGATTCGAGCTTTTCCGAAGAGGCGCTGGTGAACCGCCTCAATGCCGACCTCGCCAACGACCTGGGCAACCTGTTCAACAGGACCCTGTCCATGACCCACAAGTATTTTGGCGGCGAGATTCCCACTCCCGAGGACGAGGAGATCGAGGATCTCGAAATCAAGCGGGTGGGCCAGCAGGCCATGAAGACCTACCAGAAGGAATATGCGGACCTGCGGTTTTCCCGTGCCCTGGAAGGGCTGTGGGAACTGGTGCGCGGTTTGAACAAGTATATCGACACCACCGCGCCGTGGACGTTGTTCAAGAACAAGGAAATGTCCCGTCTCGGCACGGTCATTTACGTGTTGCTGGAGAATATGCGCAAGATTGCCGTGCACCTGTGGCCGGTCATGCCCGAAGCCAGCGAGCGCATGCTCGAGCAGCTGGGCATCCAGTTCGATCCGCGCAAGGTGGCCCTGCGCAAGGAGCCCGAAGTGTGGGGATTGCTGGAGTCCGGCATTACCGTGGCCAAGACGTCCAATCTTTTCCCCCGTGTGGAACTGGCCGAGCCGATGCCGCCCAAGCCCGGAAAGGCCAAGAAGGGCAAAAGCGCTGAAAAGACCACGAGCGAAGGTTTCATCGAATTCGAGGATTTCCAGAAGCTGGACCTGCGGGTCGGCACCGTGCTGAACGTGGAAAAGCATCCGGATGCGGACCGGTTGTTGCTGGTGCGTGTTGATGTGGGCGAGGACGATCCGCGTCAGGTGGTGGCCGGATTGGCCGAATTCTTTGCCCCGGACGACCTTGTTGGTCGTCAGGTCGTGCTGGTGGCCAACCTCAAACCGCGTAAACTGCGCAAGCAGCTGTCGCAGGGCATGATTCTGGCCGTGAAGACCGACAAGGGCATGGAGCTGCTGCATCCGTCCGGCGAAGTTTTGCCCGGCTCCAAGGTCAGCTGA
- a CDS encoding YbgA family protein, which produces MTDQLRLGISSCLLGNEVRYNGGHQLDRYLTHTLGKFVEYVPVCPEVGCGMSIPREPVRLVGDVAAPRLVGRETGTDWTEAMQTWAADRLEALEELDLCGFIFKAKSPSSGMGRVKVYPPEGGQPRYDGRGLFAGMFMDRFPLLPVEDDGRLHDPVLRENFITRVFTMKRWRDTLKQGKTVGNLVDFHTRHKLLLMSCSVESYRALGKMVAGAAKHDPEPLFDDYLEQLIKALTLKSTIKKNINVLQHVLGYFKKDLDAAEKQECLELFEAYRQGHVPRIVPITLLNHYVRKYGKQYLAEQTYLNQHPTELRLLNHA; this is translated from the coding sequence ATGACCGACCAGCTTCGCCTCGGCATCAGTTCCTGCCTGTTGGGCAACGAAGTCCGCTACAACGGCGGGCACCAACTCGACCGCTATCTCACGCACACGCTCGGCAAGTTCGTCGAATACGTTCCCGTCTGCCCGGAAGTGGGCTGCGGAATGTCCATTCCGCGCGAACCCGTCCGCCTTGTGGGCGATGTCGCAGCTCCCCGCCTTGTCGGGCGCGAAACGGGAACGGACTGGACCGAGGCCATGCAAACGTGGGCCGCGGACAGGCTCGAAGCGCTGGAAGAACTGGACCTGTGCGGATTCATATTCAAGGCCAAATCTCCATCCAGCGGCATGGGCCGCGTCAAGGTCTATCCGCCGGAAGGCGGCCAGCCCCGCTACGACGGACGTGGCCTGTTCGCAGGCATGTTCATGGACCGCTTTCCCCTGCTGCCGGTTGAAGACGACGGTCGCCTTCACGATCCGGTCCTGCGCGAAAACTTCATCACCCGCGTATTCACCATGAAACGCTGGCGCGACACCCTGAAGCAAGGCAAGACGGTCGGCAATCTCGTTGATTTTCATACCCGGCACAAGCTTTTGCTCATGTCATGCAGTGTGGAATCCTACCGCGCGTTGGGAAAAATGGTGGCAGGAGCGGCAAAACACGATCCGGAACCGCTTTTCGACGACTATCTGGAGCAGCTGATCAAGGCCCTGACACTGAAAAGCACCATCAAGAAAAACATCAACGTGCTGCAGCACGTGCTCGGCTATTTCAAAAAGGACCTCGACGCGGCCGAAAAGCAGGAATGTCTGGAACTCTTCGAGGCTTACCGGCAAGGCCATGTTCCTCGAATCGTCCCCATCACCCTGCTGAACCACTATGTGCGCAAATACGGCAAGCAGTACCTTGCCGAACAGACATACCTGAACCAGCATCCCACGGAACTGCGTCTTTTGAACCACGCATAA
- a CDS encoding FeoA family protein — MSEKPLNCFCKGTKVRVIDIKGGCQARSRLLAMGLTPGCPVEILSDGHGPIRLKVRDSEIVLGQGLCDKLMVCKSCEHPGCPHKRKKLANKKAKAS; from the coding sequence ATGTCCGAAAAACCACTGAATTGCTTTTGCAAAGGCACCAAGGTGCGCGTCATAGACATCAAGGGCGGGTGTCAGGCCCGTTCCCGTCTTTTGGCCATGGGCCTGACTCCGGGATGCCCTGTTGAAATCCTCAGCGACGGGCATGGCCCCATCCGTCTGAAGGTACGCGACTCGGAAATAGTGCTCGGTCAAGGACTGTGCGACAAACTCATGGTCTGCAAATCCTGTGAACACCCCGGTTGCCCGCACAAGCGGAAAAAGCTCGCCAACAAAAAAGCAAAGGCAAGCTGA
- the carB gene encoding carbamoyl-phosphate synthase large subunit: MPKRTDLKKIMLIGSGPIIIGQACEFDYSGTQALKALKEEGYEVVLVNSNPATIMTDPDLADRTYIEPIEPETVAKIIEKERPDALLPTLGGQTGLNTAIAVAEMGVLDKFGVELIGADLDVIKKAESREEFREAMENIGLKVPPSGIARTVEEVREWGRKIDFPIIVRPAYTLGGTGGGVAYNMEDLVEIASQGIAASLKNEVMLEKSCLGWKEYELEVMRDKKDNCVIICSIENLDPMGVHTGDSVTVAPAQTLTDREYQMLRDASLAIMREIGVETGGSNVQFAINPEDGDMIVIEMNPRVSRSSALASKATGFPIAKIAAKLAVGYTLDEIPNDITRETMASFEPAIDYCVIKIPRFTFEKFPGTDDYLTTAMKSVGETMAIGRTFKECLQKGLRSLETGQTGLGRDFAECTEDRKDLLALLRKPNSERMLVLRNALRVGLTEEEIFDASMIDPWFIRQFAELVDMERKLQEFGIASGIDENNPELKETLLRAKQLGYSDPQLAALWKTSEETIRSLRKKLDIVPTYYLVDTCAAEFEAYTPYYYSTYETGREVSPAEGKKVVILGGGPNRIGQGIEFDYCCCHSSFTLREMGVTSIMVNSNPETVSTDYDTSDRLYFEPLTFEDVMNIIEFEKPDGVIVQFGGQTPLNLALRLMNAGVPLIGTSPDAIDRAEDRERFKQLINLLHLKQPPNGTAMSMVEAKEIAGTLGYPLVLRPSYVLGGRGMDIVYSEDEFERYFRDSARVSPEHPTLIDKFLEYAIEVDVDALCDGEDVYIGGVMEHIEEAGIHSGDSASVLPPHSLAPEMVREIERQTRAMALELNVVGLMNVQYAIKDGDLYIIEVNPRASRTVPYVSKATSVPLAKLATRVMLGEKIRDLKPWEMRKKGHVAVKESVFPFNRFPNVDVILGPEMRSTGEVMGIDESFGLAYMKSQLAAGQKLPTSGTVFISVNDWDKSKIVLCAKDFISLGFRVMATGGTATYLEERGVDVVRVHKVHEGQRPHVVDHIKNGEIDLVVNTPSGKKTVGDSKMLRQTTLMYNIPYSTTVAGARAVVQAIHELRDSGQQVKSLQAYHG; this comes from the coding sequence ATGCCCAAACGCACCGACCTGAAGAAAATTATGCTCATCGGGTCCGGCCCCATTATTATCGGCCAGGCCTGTGAATTCGACTATTCCGGAACACAGGCGCTCAAGGCCCTCAAGGAAGAGGGCTACGAAGTCGTGCTCGTCAACTCGAACCCCGCGACGATCATGACCGACCCCGACCTTGCGGACCGGACGTACATTGAACCCATCGAACCCGAAACCGTGGCCAAGATCATCGAGAAGGAGCGACCGGATGCGCTGCTTCCCACCCTTGGCGGCCAGACCGGCCTGAACACGGCCATTGCCGTGGCCGAAATGGGTGTGCTCGACAAATTCGGCGTTGAACTCATCGGCGCGGATCTGGATGTGATCAAGAAAGCCGAAAGCCGCGAAGAATTTCGTGAGGCCATGGAAAACATCGGCCTCAAGGTTCCTCCGAGCGGCATTGCCCGAACCGTGGAAGAAGTCCGCGAATGGGGCCGCAAAATAGATTTTCCCATCATTGTCCGCCCGGCCTATACCCTTGGCGGTACCGGCGGCGGCGTGGCCTACAACATGGAAGACCTTGTGGAGATTGCCTCGCAGGGCATCGCCGCTTCGCTCAAGAACGAGGTCATGCTCGAAAAATCCTGCCTCGGCTGGAAAGAGTATGAGCTTGAGGTCATGCGGGACAAGAAAGACAACTGCGTCATCATCTGTTCCATCGAGAACCTCGACCCCATGGGCGTGCATACCGGCGATTCCGTGACTGTGGCCCCGGCCCAGACCCTGACCGACCGCGAATACCAGATGTTGCGCGACGCCTCGCTGGCCATCATGCGCGAGATCGGCGTGGAAACAGGCGGTTCCAACGTGCAGTTCGCCATCAATCCCGAAGACGGCGATATGATCGTCATCGAGATGAACCCGCGCGTTTCCCGTTCTTCCGCGTTGGCCTCCAAGGCCACCGGGTTCCCCATTGCCAAGATCGCGGCCAAGCTGGCCGTGGGGTATACGCTGGACGAGATTCCCAACGACATCACTCGCGAAACCATGGCTTCGTTTGAGCCGGCCATCGACTACTGCGTGATCAAGATTCCGCGGTTCACGTTCGAGAAATTCCCAGGAACCGACGATTACCTGACCACGGCCATGAAGTCCGTGGGCGAGACCATGGCCATCGGCCGGACGTTCAAGGAATGCCTGCAGAAAGGGTTGCGTTCCCTGGAAACCGGGCAGACCGGCCTGGGCAGGGATTTTGCCGAGTGTACCGAGGACCGCAAGGATTTACTTGCCTTGTTACGCAAGCCCAATTCCGAGCGCATGCTGGTTTTGCGCAACGCCTTGCGCGTGGGCCTGACCGAAGAAGAAATCTTCGACGCTTCCATGATCGATCCGTGGTTCATCCGCCAGTTTGCTGAATTGGTGGACATGGAGCGGAAGCTTCAGGAATTCGGCATTGCCTCGGGCATCGACGAAAACAATCCCGAGCTCAAGGAAACGCTGCTGCGTGCGAAACAGCTCGGTTATTCCGATCCGCAGCTGGCCGCGCTTTGGAAAACGTCTGAAGAGACCATCCGCTCACTGCGCAAGAAACTGGACATCGTGCCCACCTATTATCTGGTGGACACCTGTGCCGCGGAATTCGAAGCCTACACGCCGTATTATTATTCCACCTACGAGACAGGGCGCGAAGTGTCCCCGGCCGAAGGGAAAAAGGTCGTCATTCTCGGCGGCGGACCCAACCGCATCGGGCAGGGCATCGAGTTCGACTACTGCTGTTGCCATTCCTCGTTCACCCTGCGGGAAATGGGCGTGACCTCCATCATGGTCAACTCCAACCCCGAGACCGTGTCCACGGACTATGATACTTCGGACAGGCTGTATTTCGAGCCGTTGACCTTCGAAGACGTGATGAACATCATCGAGTTTGAAAAGCCGGACGGCGTCATCGTGCAGTTTGGTGGGCAGACCCCCCTGAACCTGGCCCTGCGGCTCATGAACGCGGGCGTGCCGCTCATAGGCACTTCCCCGGACGCCATTGACCGCGCCGAGGACCGCGAGCGCTTCAAGCAGCTCATCAATCTGCTGCACCTCAAGCAGCCGCCCAACGGCACGGCCATGAGCATGGTCGAGGCCAAGGAAATTGCGGGCACGTTGGGATACCCCCTTGTGCTTCGTCCTTCCTACGTGCTGGGCGGACGCGGCATGGACATCGTCTATTCCGAAGACGAGTTTGAACGCTATTTCCGTGATTCGGCCCGGGTTTCCCCGGAACACCCCACGCTGATCGATAAATTCCTCGAGTACGCCATTGAAGTGGACGTGGACGCGCTGTGCGACGGCGAGGATGTCTACATCGGCGGTGTCATGGAGCACATCGAGGAAGCGGGCATTCATTCCGGCGACTCCGCATCCGTGCTGCCGCCCCACAGCCTTGCTCCCGAGATGGTGCGCGAGATCGAACGCCAGACACGGGCCATGGCCCTTGAGTTGAACGTGGTCGGGCTGATGAACGTGCAGTACGCCATCAAGGACGGCGATCTTTATATCATCGAAGTCAACCCGAGAGCCTCGCGGACAGTGCCGTATGTGTCCAAGGCCACGAGCGTGCCGCTGGCCAAGCTGGCCACCCGGGTCATGCTCGGGGAAAAGATTCGTGATCTCAAGCCGTGGGAAATGCGCAAGAAGGGACATGTGGCGGTCAAGGAATCCGTTTTCCCGTTCAACCGTTTCCCCAACGTGGATGTCATTCTCGGACCGGAAATGCGTTCCACGGGCGAGGTCATGGGCATAGACGAGAGCTTCGGACTGGCCTACATGAAGTCCCAGCTTGCCGCAGGCCAGAAACTGCCCACGTCCGGCACGGTATTCATTTCCGTGAACGACTGGGACAAAAGCAAGATCGTCCTGTGCGCCAAGGATTTCATATCCCTCGGTTTTCGGGTCATGGCCACGGGAGGCACCGCAACATACCTGGAAGAGCGCGGCGTGGACGTGGTTCGTGTGCACAAGGTGCATGAAGGACAGCGCCCGCACGTGGTTGATCACATCAAGAACGGCGAGATCGACCTGGTCGTGAATACGCCTTCGGGCAAGAAAACCGTTGGCGATTCCAAGATGTTGCGACAGACGACGCTGATGTACAACATTCCCTACAGCACCACCGTGGCCGGTGCCCGGGCCGTCGTGCAGGCCATTCATGAACTGCGCGATTCCGGACAGCAGGTCAAAAGCCTTCAGGCCTATCACGGCTGA
- the purF gene encoding amidophosphoribosyltransferase, whose translation MKKEYCGLFGVYDHEEAARMTYFGLYAMQHRGQESAGIVTWDGDRIREQKGMGLVADVFNERHIGRELKGRIGMGHIRYSTTGASLLRNAQPFLIRHGDLRLAVAHNGNLVNTYELRCELEEQGSIFQTTMDTEVFVHLVIRNLNGNTIEEAIKLACKRLRGAYSMLIMANDKLIAVKDPNGFRPLAIGRLDDSYVFASETCAFDLIEAEYMRPLSPGEMVVIDGGRMSCDRICEPQPKKQCIFELIYFARPDSYVFGEVVYERRKEMGKVLAREAPVDADLVMPFPDSGNYAAVGYSQESGLPLELAMIRNHYVGRTFIQPTQGMRDFSVRVKLNPVRSMIQGKRIVIVEDSVVRGTTIRTRVKQLRALGAREIHMRVSCPPIKHPCYYGIDFSSKGELIAANHEVEDIARFLGLDSLHYLTIPGLLSSVSHKDDYCLACFDGNYPVKVEENAGKLSLEDSAAKPGIIKQFC comes from the coding sequence ATGAAAAAAGAATACTGCGGACTGTTCGGCGTTTACGATCACGAGGAAGCGGCGCGCATGACCTATTTCGGTCTGTACGCCATGCAGCATCGCGGGCAGGAGTCCGCAGGCATCGTGACATGGGACGGCGACAGAATTCGTGAGCAGAAGGGCATGGGCCTTGTGGCCGACGTGTTCAACGAACGTCATATCGGCAGGGAACTCAAGGGCCGTATCGGCATGGGGCATATCCGCTATTCCACCACCGGGGCGTCTCTTTTGCGCAATGCCCAGCCGTTTCTGATCCGTCATGGCGACCTGCGTCTTGCCGTTGCCCACAACGGCAACCTCGTGAACACCTACGAATTGCGTTGTGAACTGGAGGAGCAGGGCAGCATCTTCCAGACCACCATGGATACCGAAGTTTTTGTCCATCTCGTTATCCGCAATCTCAACGGCAATACCATCGAGGAAGCCATCAAGCTGGCCTGCAAGCGGCTTCGCGGCGCGTACAGCATGCTGATCATGGCCAACGACAAGCTCATCGCTGTCAAGGATCCCAACGGGTTCAGGCCGCTGGCCATAGGGCGGCTGGACGATTCCTATGTTTTCGCCTCCGAGACCTGTGCCTTTGATCTCATCGAGGCCGAGTACATGCGTCCCCTTTCGCCTGGCGAGATGGTGGTCATCGACGGCGGCAGGATGAGTTGTGACCGCATCTGCGAGCCGCAGCCCAAGAAGCAGTGCATTTTCGAACTGATTTACTTTGCCCGCCCCGACTCCTACGTGTTCGGCGAGGTCGTTTATGAGCGGCGCAAGGAAATGGGCAAGGTGCTGGCGCGGGAAGCGCCGGTGGACGCCGATCTTGTCATGCCTTTTCCGGATTCCGGAAACTACGCGGCCGTGGGGTATTCCCAGGAATCCGGGCTGCCGCTGGAGCTGGCCATGATTCGCAATCATTACGTGGGCAGAACCTTCATTCAGCCCACGCAGGGCATGCGTGATTTCAGCGTCCGGGTGAAGCTCAACCCCGTGCGCAGCATGATTCAAGGGAAACGCATCGTCATCGTTGAGGATTCCGTGGTGCGCGGCACCACCATTCGCACCCGCGTCAAGCAGTTGCGCGCACTGGGGGCACGCGAAATCCACATGCGCGTGAGCTGTCCTCCCATCAAGCATCCCTGCTATTACGGCATAGATTTTTCCTCCAAGGGAGAGCTCATTGCCGCCAATCATGAAGTTGAAGACATCGCCCGTTTCCTGGGTCTTGATTCTTTGCATTACCTGACCATTCCCGGCCTGCTCAGTTCGGTTTCCCACAAGGATGATTACTGTCTGGCCTGCTTTGACGGCAACTACCCGGTCAAGGTAGAAGAGAACGCGGGCAAGCTCAGCCTCGAGGATTCGGCTGCCAAGCCCGGGATCATCAAACAATTCTGCTAG
- a CDS encoding KpsF/GutQ family sugar-phosphate isomerase encodes MGSSTPESMLDVARRAMDIEIEGLKAVREQLDGGFSEALDAMAACTGRVVITGVGKSGLVGRKIAATLSSTGTPSFFLHPVEGAHGDMGMIRDEDVVLAISNSGNTDEVNAIIPTLKSLGATVIALTGGADSLMAELADITILAHVPREACPIGLAPTSSTTAHLVVGDALAVCLMERKKFTQKDFKRFHPGGSLGQRLSLCVEELMHEEDLPVVRSGATLAGALSRLHEGGLGLVAVLGDSDRLLGVLTDGDVRRIVVSGVYDADAPVDDVMTSSPRSVTVGESSAHVLDLMEASQITVLPVVREDGILAGLVHLHDLLGKGKLKFSQV; translated from the coding sequence ATGGGAAGCAGTACGCCAGAAAGCATGCTTGATGTGGCCCGACGGGCCATGGATATAGAAATTGAAGGGCTCAAGGCGGTCCGGGAGCAGTTGGACGGAGGCTTTTCCGAGGCTCTGGATGCCATGGCGGCCTGCACCGGCCGCGTGGTCATCACCGGAGTGGGAAAATCCGGTCTTGTGGGACGCAAGATTGCCGCGACATTGTCCAGCACCGGTACGCCGTCTTTTTTCCTGCATCCGGTGGAAGGTGCGCACGGCGACATGGGCATGATTCGCGATGAAGACGTGGTCCTGGCCATTTCCAACAGCGGCAACACCGACGAAGTCAACGCCATCATTCCAACGCTCAAGAGTCTCGGAGCCACGGTCATCGCCCTGACCGGCGGGGCGGATTCGCTCATGGCCGAGTTGGCGGACATCACCATACTTGCCCATGTTCCCCGTGAGGCCTGTCCCATCGGGCTTGCCCCCACTTCCAGCACCACGGCGCATTTGGTGGTTGGCGATGCTTTGGCCGTATGCCTCATGGAGCGCAAAAAGTTTACCCAAAAGGATTTCAAGCGGTTTCATCCGGGCGGCTCTCTCGGGCAAAGGCTTTCCCTGTGCGTGGAGGAATTGATGCACGAGGAGGATTTGCCCGTTGTTCGTTCCGGGGCCACGCTGGCCGGAGCACTTTCCCGGTTGCATGAAGGTGGTTTGGGGCTTGTGGCCGTGCTGGGAGACAGTGACAGGCTCCTGGGAGTACTGACGGACGGTGATGTCCGTCGTATCGTCGTTTCCGGCGTATATGATGCGGATGCGCCCGTGGACGATGTCATGACATCGTCACCGCGCAGTGTTACTGTCGGCGAGTCGTCAGCCCATGTGCTTGACCTCATGGAGGCCAGCCAGATAACCGTTTTGCCGGTTGTCCGTGAGGACGGCATATTGGCGGGTCTGGTGCATTTGCACGACCTGTTGGGCAAGGGCAAATTGAAGTTTTCTCAAGTTTGA
- a CDS encoding zinc/iron-chelating domain-containing protein produces MLQANSRAFVDNVCRLFPGEEDTVRTVFAESDSHFRLAVGDDGACRFLGPQGCTIPRESRPYYCRLFPFWVVGGEVIHFDARICLARREASSLPQILNSIGANRAELRDLYGRLRLAWGLPPARGMQSVKKGF; encoded by the coding sequence GTGCTTCAGGCCAATTCCCGGGCGTTTGTGGATAATGTCTGTCGCCTTTTCCCGGGTGAAGAAGATACCGTACGCACCGTTTTTGCCGAATCGGACAGCCATTTCCGGCTTGCCGTGGGTGATGACGGTGCATGTCGTTTTCTCGGGCCGCAGGGGTGTACGATTCCTCGCGAAAGCAGGCCATACTATTGCCGCCTGTTCCCCTTCTGGGTCGTGGGCGGCGAAGTCATTCATTTTGACGCCCGTATCTGCCTCGCCCGGCGCGAGGCCAGCAGCCTTCCCCAGATTCTCAACAGTATCGGTGCAAACCGTGCTGAACTACGCGATTTGTATGGACGATTGCGACTGGCATGGGGCCTGCCCCCGGCCCGGGGCATGCAGTCCGTAAAAAAAGGATTCTGA